AGAGGGTAATATTTATGTTGCTGACGCAGATCAGGACCGGGCGGTGGTTTATGACAAGAAAGGCAAATTTAAGAGCACATTCGGCGGGAAAAAACAGTTTGAACAGCCTGTCGGTGTTGCGGTGAACGATAAACTTGGAAGAATTTATATTGTTGACGCCAAAAAGCATAATGTTCAGACATTTTCAAAGGACGGGAATTTTTTATTTGAATTCGGAAAGCGCGGCTCTGAGGACGGGGAGTTTAATTTCCCCACAAACATATCTATGAGCAATAATAATGGAGAACTCTATATCACCGACAGCATGAATTTCAGGGTTCAGATATTTGACTCTGACGGTAAGTTTATATCTAAATTCGGCAGCATAGGCGACTCTCCCGGTCAGTTTGCAAGACCCAAAGGGATTGCCGTTGACTCCGACGGCAACATCTATGTAGTTGACGCCGCCTTTAACAATGTCCAGATTTTTGATAGGTCGGGACAGCTTTTATTGGCTTTTGGCGAGATGGGCAAGGGAGAGGGAAAATTCTGGCTTCCGGCAGGCATTTATATTGATGGGAATGACAGGATTTATGTTGCAGACCAGTACAATAGAAGGGTTAATATTTTCCAATACTTAAGCGAAAAGTTCAAAAAAAGCAGT
This genomic window from Nitrospirota bacterium contains:
- a CDS encoding 6-bladed beta-propeller gives rise to the protein MKDLFHQEDRLALTLRRRIKIPVFFVLVLCLSITLFSCAAPEKRIVELVWPLPPDEPKVRWVGWLRNEHDIKEETKTEKFLKSVLGETDAGTSIGKPYGVHAAEGRVYITDTGAGIVVVFDTVEKKVYNIGEEGVGSLRKPIGITTDAEGNIYVADADQDRAVVYDKKGKFKSTFGGKKQFEQPVGVAVNDKLGRIYIVDAKKHNVQTFSKDGNFLFEFGKRGSEDGEFNFPTNISMSNNNGELYITDSMNFRVQIFDSDGKFISKFGSIGDSPGQFARPKGIAVDSDGNIYVVDAAFNNVQIFDRSGQLLLAFGEMGKGEGKFWLPAGIYIDGNDRIYVADQYNRRVNIFQYLSEKFKKSSLGSVTPKEAGKP